AAACAAATGTAGATGGAAATATTTTTAAGCGACTAAATATTAGTTTTTATGCTGGTCACATAACACACATTCGCAGATGTTGTGGGTGTACTGAGAATAATTTGTCTTGGCACCTCGACAGTGCTGTTGTTTAATTGAAGTCACTGACATAATACTTTTCATATGTTAATATCATAAGTATTTCCATTATAATCCAGGTGGTTAGATTACTGAATTCTCACTGGATGAAAGTTGTTGAATCTCACAACTTTGTAGTGTTTTAATcgtgttggtaaccagtttataatagcactaagatgtgtgtttgtggtataAGTTTTGACTCCAGGCACTCTACGATGCATTGTGTCAACGAACAGCTCTTAACCAGGGTTTACTGACCATGCATCGCACACCCCTTTTGATGAAGTTATAAGTATATATCTCCACGTTGAAGTAgttaattcaatcaatcaatcacatttatttataaacccctttttacaacagcagttgtcacaaagtgcttttacagaaacacccggccttaaaccccaaggagcaaacaacagtaatgttgaattCCAGTATAATTAATTGACTGGTCCCTCCAGATGAAGCAGTAAGAGTTTAATACCATTTCATCAGGAGTGATCAGCCAAGGAAGTCCGAAGTCCCACCGAGATGATGACAGGGTCAGATGCCTTCAATGGTGGTTGAGGATAGAAGCATCTTGAGGAAAAAAGTTTTAGCAAGGACATTGCCATTTGGGGCTTCAATCATATAGTTAACTGTTTGTTTCCAGCATCACTGCGCTTCAGTGTCTGATCCCCTCCTGATGAATCTGTTGATTAAAGATCATTAGATGTCCTGTCCTTGTTGCTTACTTTAAAATGGCGGAAACCCTCAACAGAGCTTCTATTGTACTCATTGAAACCATCATGTTTTCTCAGAGGTATgttctctatccatctctatgtaGGCCAACAGTGACTTTGCACAGTCCGCTCTttgtaaacaaatgtaattgatGTCTTGGAATGCTTACTCTCTATTGCCAGTTGCAAACCCGATCATACAGGAGAGCGTGGCTAAGCAACTTCTGCGGACCAAGAGACAGAAGCCAGGCCACCCCGATGAGCCAATGAGGGTAAGGTTCAAAGTGCAAAGTGCGCAATTATAAAGACACTGCGGCGTGGAGTGATCAACCAATTTACTCTGTTTCGACACGATCAGAAGGACTTTCATGGCTTTATAATTGTAGTTAAGAAGTAAAGCACATTAGTCCAAATACTGGAGGTATTTTCCCCTTAATTGTCTCAAAAACAACCCATTTGCCTGGTTTCTCACATCTttgttttccctctcctccctcccacgCACATTCTATTTATGTCCCGGGCCCGTGTCGCCCTCTCTGCCCCTCCCGGAACAGGAGCACTTGCTCCATATGCAGGTGCTGGATCAGAGGGCCCAGGAGACCAATCTGGAAAACTGGCTGAACCCTCACTGCTACCCTCGCTGTGACAGGAACTATGGACACCCCGTCTAACCCTCCTCCCCAACGTGACCCCAACTTGACTCCTCACAGTCCAGGTCTCTGTCTGCCCGACTCAGTAAAATAAGCCTGTTTAGGTCGCTTGGGCCATGTTCAGGACGAACACGACGTAGCAATACAtgctgcaacaa
Above is a window of Esox lucius isolate fEsoLuc1 chromosome 9, fEsoLuc1.pri, whole genome shotgun sequence DNA encoding:
- the c9h17orf67 gene encoding uncharacterized protein C17orf67 homolog, translating into MKKFVAFFLCLVLLTIHTSVANPIIQESVAKQLLRTKRQKPGHPDEPMREHLLHMQVLDQRAQETNLENWLNPHCYPRCDRNYGHPV